A single genomic interval of Microbacterium sp. zg-Y1090 harbors:
- a CDS encoding SURF1 family cytochrome oxidase biogenesis protein: MSRRAVPAAVRWSGYVAVAVVFAIACALLSQWQFDRNEARATQLDLVAANYDAPAVPLADLIPVGGDFDPGDQWHPVTLVGEYDDDSTLLVRNRPHGGTAAFEVLVPFRTDDGRVLLVDRGWVRPGADQPEPDVVPPAPEGPATVVVRLKTGEALPTSGRSAPEGQVPTIHLPLVADLIDDGDALILDAYGLMVSEDPAPATTPAAIPSPSEDPGPHLSYAIQWILFAVMGFVFIGYMIRIELRHRREDAADRADAAAAAAEQAGQPAAVARPVRRPRPVRRRRDRDADDEDALLDRASR; the protein is encoded by the coding sequence GTGAGCCGGCGTGCCGTGCCGGCGGCGGTGCGCTGGTCGGGATACGTCGCCGTGGCCGTGGTATTCGCCATCGCCTGCGCCCTGCTGTCGCAGTGGCAGTTCGACCGCAACGAAGCCCGCGCGACCCAGCTCGACCTCGTCGCGGCGAACTACGACGCGCCCGCCGTGCCCTTGGCTGACCTGATCCCGGTCGGTGGAGACTTCGATCCAGGCGACCAGTGGCATCCGGTCACCCTCGTCGGCGAGTACGACGATGACAGCACGCTTCTGGTGCGCAACCGGCCGCACGGCGGCACAGCGGCCTTCGAGGTGCTCGTGCCGTTCCGCACCGACGACGGCCGCGTGCTGCTGGTGGATCGCGGATGGGTGCGGCCCGGTGCCGACCAGCCCGAGCCCGACGTCGTGCCGCCGGCCCCCGAGGGACCGGCCACGGTGGTGGTGCGACTGAAGACGGGAGAGGCGCTGCCGACCTCCGGGCGGTCCGCCCCCGAGGGGCAGGTTCCGACCATCCACCTGCCGCTCGTGGCCGACCTCATCGACGACGGGGACGCCCTCATCCTCGATGCCTATGGTCTGATGGTCAGCGAGGACCCCGCTCCGGCGACGACACCGGCCGCCATCCCGTCTCCGTCCGAAGATCCGGGACCGCACCTGTCGTATGCCATCCAGTGGATCCTCTTCGCCGTGATGGGCTTCGTCTTCATCGGCTACATGATCCGCATCGAGCTGCGCCACCGACGCGAGGACGCGGCCGACCGCGCCGACGCGGCCGCCGCAGCGGCGGAGCAGGCCGGGCAGCCCGCGGCTGTCGCGCGACCCGTGCGCCGGCCGCGTCCGGTGCGTCGCCGCAGAGATCGCGATGCCGACGACGAGGACGCGCTCCTGGACCGCGCCTCCCGTTGA
- a CDS encoding DUF3099 domain-containing protein encodes MKKSTSAQSATSLPSAPRDEAGSRMTTYFITMGVRATCFVLMVAIMPYGWHTLILALGAIVLPYIAVVLANVGKDAKPTGIVAPGRALPATPTAPPPRPAAAPDVIRLTEQPPRPEDPEK; translated from the coding sequence GTGAAGAAGTCGACCAGCGCTCAGTCTGCGACCTCGCTTCCGTCAGCCCCGCGCGACGAAGCGGGGTCACGCATGACCACCTACTTCATCACGATGGGGGTGCGCGCCACCTGCTTCGTGCTGATGGTCGCGATCATGCCCTACGGCTGGCACACGCTGATCCTGGCGCTCGGAGCTATCGTGCTGCCCTACATCGCCGTGGTGCTGGCGAACGTGGGCAAGGACGCCAAGCCGACCGGAATCGTGGCGCCCGGGCGTGCGCTGCCGGCCACCCCCACCGCCCCGCCGCCGCGCCCGGCCGCAGCCCCCGACGTCATCCGGCTGACCGAACAGCCCCCGCGACCGGAAGATCCCGAGAAGTGA
- a CDS encoding DUF4190 domain-containing protein: MSNADTTPPADGTPPAAGSDARTPGYSPPAYSPPPAYNPPPAYAPPAYGGPAQQQPQQPPTYGAPAARPGAYGQQPPAYGQQHVASGQQPPAYGQQPPAYGQQPAYAPPGYPGAAQAPSGQGSAGYPGVYGYAGPKTNVLAILSLVASGLGLLFILPVIGSVAGVIMGHLSLRQIARTGERGRGVALAGTIIGWIGVGAILLFILLIGFAIAAGNASSTTSFQFS, translated from the coding sequence GTGAGCAACGCCGACACCACTCCCCCCGCCGACGGCACTCCCCCGGCGGCGGGCTCAGACGCTCGCACGCCCGGATACAGCCCGCCGGCGTATTCGCCTCCTCCGGCGTACAACCCGCCCCCCGCCTATGCCCCGCCCGCGTATGGCGGCCCCGCACAGCAGCAGCCGCAGCAGCCGCCGACCTACGGCGCACCCGCTGCGCGGCCCGGCGCGTACGGCCAGCAGCCTCCCGCGTACGGCCAGCAGCACGTCGCGTCCGGCCAGCAGCCTCCCGCATACGGCCAGCAGCCTCCCGCATACGGCCAGCAGCCGGCCTACGCGCCCCCCGGCTATCCCGGCGCCGCGCAGGCGCCCTCTGGCCAGGGGTCCGCCGGCTACCCCGGCGTCTACGGCTATGCCGGGCCCAAGACGAACGTGCTGGCGATCCTCTCGCTCGTGGCCAGCGGTCTCGGCCTGCTCTTCATCCTCCCGGTCATCGGTTCGGTGGCCGGCGTGATCATGGGGCACCTCTCGCTGCGCCAGATCGCCCGCACGGGCGAGCGCGGGCGCGGCGTCGCCCTGGCAGGGACGATCATCGGCTGGATCGGTGTCGGCGCGATCCTCCTGTTCATCCTCCTGATCGGTTTCGCGATCGCGGCGGGCAACGCTTCCTCGACCACGTCCTTCCAGTTCTCCTGA
- the fabG gene encoding beta-ketoacyl-ACP reductase: MTTARVVLVTGGNRGIGRAIAERFVAEGHRVAVTARSGEGPMGTLTVCADVTDAVAVDAAFRQVEEQLGPVEVVVANAGITKDTLLMRMSEEDFDSVVATNLGGAFRVVKRASKGMLRARWGRVILISSVVGLYGSAGQINYAASKSGLVGFARSLTRELGARGITANVVAPGFIETDMTAALPEDTQAEYKRNIPAGRFATPDEVAGVVTWLASDDAAYISGAVIPVDGGLGMGH; this comes from the coding sequence ATGACCACTGCACGCGTCGTCCTCGTCACCGGAGGCAACCGCGGGATCGGCCGCGCCATCGCCGAGCGCTTCGTCGCCGAGGGCCACCGGGTCGCCGTCACCGCACGCTCCGGCGAGGGGCCGATGGGCACGCTCACCGTGTGCGCCGACGTGACCGACGCCGTCGCCGTCGACGCGGCGTTCCGCCAGGTCGAGGAGCAGCTCGGCCCGGTCGAGGTCGTCGTCGCCAACGCCGGGATCACGAAGGACACCCTCCTCATGCGCATGAGCGAGGAGGACTTCGACTCGGTCGTGGCCACCAACCTCGGCGGCGCGTTCCGGGTCGTCAAGCGTGCCTCCAAGGGCATGCTGCGCGCGCGCTGGGGTCGCGTGATCCTCATCTCCAGCGTCGTCGGCCTGTACGGATCGGCCGGGCAGATCAACTACGCCGCGTCCAAGAGCGGCCTGGTCGGCTTCGCGCGCTCGCTCACGCGAGAGCTGGGCGCGCGCGGGATCACCGCGAACGTCGTGGCCCCGGGGTTCATCGAGACCGACATGACCGCAGCGCTGCCGGAGGACACGCAGGCCGAGTACAAGCGCAACATCCCCGCCGGCCGCTTCGCCACGCCTGACGAGGTCGCCGGCGTGGTCACCTGGCTCGCCTCCGACGACGCCGCCTACATCTCCGGCGCCGTGATCCCGGTCGACGGCGGCCTCGGCATGGGGCACTGA
- a CDS encoding alpha/beta fold hydrolase yields MDIILIPGLWLDASSWDDTLPALRAAGHSPRPLTLPGVGATAAESAGIGMTDWIEAVVAEIDAASGPVVLVGHSGGGNVAWGAADARPDKVARVVFVDSVPPPSGAVISEFDVVDAVVPFPGWDSFDDDDIADLDAPTREAVAARAKSVPARVPTDPLQLTDPRRHTVPVTILSGAFDDAAFRAAISKWGAFADEFGAIEDAQVVHLGSGHWPQFSQPQPFAETLARAV; encoded by the coding sequence ATGGACATCATCCTCATTCCGGGACTCTGGCTCGACGCGTCATCGTGGGACGACACCCTCCCGGCGCTGCGCGCCGCGGGCCACTCCCCCCGCCCGCTGACACTCCCCGGCGTCGGCGCGACCGCGGCCGAGAGCGCCGGCATCGGCATGACCGACTGGATCGAGGCCGTCGTGGCCGAGATCGACGCGGCATCCGGCCCCGTGGTGCTCGTGGGTCACAGCGGCGGCGGCAACGTCGCGTGGGGCGCTGCCGACGCCCGGCCCGACAAGGTGGCGCGCGTCGTCTTCGTCGACAGCGTCCCGCCGCCCAGCGGCGCCGTCATCTCCGAGTTCGACGTCGTCGACGCAGTGGTGCCGTTTCCCGGCTGGGACTCCTTCGATGACGACGACATCGCGGATCTGGACGCGCCCACCCGAGAGGCGGTGGCGGCGCGCGCCAAGAGCGTTCCGGCGCGCGTTCCGACCGACCCGCTGCAGCTGACGGACCCCCGACGTCACACCGTGCCGGTGACGATCCTCTCCGGGGCGTTCGATGACGCCGCGTTCCGCGCCGCGATCTCGAAGTGGGGCGCGTTCGCCGACGAGTTCGGGGCGATCGAAGACGCGCAGGTGGTGCACCTCGGCAGCGGTCACTGGCCGCAGTTCTCGCAGCCCCAGCCCTTCGCCGAGACGCTCGCGCGCGCCGTCTGA
- the serB gene encoding phosphoserine phosphatase SerB codes for MLPARFLVVFDADSTLIRNEVIELIADEAGRGAEVAAATEAAMRGEVDFATSLRSRVAQLEGVPVASFARVLSRVEPTAGVRELIDQIHARGGIAAVVSGGFHEILDDVAPDLGVDVWRANRLVTADGSLTGVVDGEIVDAAGKAAVLRAWAAQYGVPLSRTIAVGDGANDLQMMAAAGLGLAFNAKPAVRAQADLVIDGLDLREVVPLLP; via the coding sequence GTGCTGCCTGCCCGGTTCCTCGTCGTGTTCGACGCCGATTCCACCCTGATCCGCAACGAGGTCATCGAACTCATCGCCGATGAAGCGGGGCGCGGCGCAGAAGTGGCGGCGGCGACCGAAGCCGCCATGCGCGGCGAGGTCGACTTCGCCACGAGCCTGCGGTCCCGGGTGGCTCAGCTGGAGGGCGTGCCGGTGGCATCCTTCGCCCGCGTGCTCTCGCGTGTCGAGCCCACTGCCGGCGTGAGGGAGCTGATCGACCAGATCCACGCCCGCGGCGGGATCGCTGCCGTGGTCTCCGGCGGCTTCCACGAGATCCTCGACGACGTCGCGCCCGATCTCGGCGTCGACGTGTGGCGGGCGAACCGCCTCGTCACCGCGGACGGGTCGCTCACCGGCGTCGTCGACGGCGAGATCGTGGATGCCGCGGGTAAGGCCGCCGTACTGCGCGCCTGGGCCGCGCAGTACGGCGTTCCCCTGTCGCGCACCATCGCCGTCGGCGACGGGGCGAACGACCTGCAGATGATGGCGGCGGCCGGGCTCGGACTCGCCTTCAACGCCAAGCCCGCCGTGCGCGCGCAGGCCGACCTCGTCATCGACGGCCTCGACCTGCGCGAGGTCGTCCCACTCCTCCCCTGA
- the glgC gene encoding glucose-1-phosphate adenylyltransferase, translating into MPATPKVFGIILAGGEGKRLMPLTADRAKPAVPFGGQYRLIDFAISNLINSGLRQIVVLTQYKSHSLDRHISQTWRMSALLDSYVASVPAQQRLGKRWFSGSADAILQSLNLINDEKPDIVAVVGADHVYRMDFRQMLEAHIASGLPATVAGIRQPISMANQFGVIEVTDEDPTKINRFLEKPQDPTGLPDAPHEVLASMGNYIFNADALIAAVEADGESSSSNHDMGGDIIPYFVDRGEAGVYDFKRNEVPGSNDRDRDYWRDVGTIDSFFDAHMDLISTLPVFNLYNTAWPIHSQTVNSPPAKFVRDSVGRMGNAIDSIVSLGSVLSGTHLERSVVGPWALTGGGSTITDSVLFDHVDIGAGARVHRAILDKNVRLLDGATVGVDRARDLSRGFTVTDSGITIVGKNVVVER; encoded by the coding sequence ATGCCTGCGACGCCGAAGGTCTTCGGAATCATCCTCGCTGGAGGCGAGGGCAAACGACTCATGCCGCTCACGGCGGACAGAGCCAAGCCGGCAGTCCCCTTCGGCGGCCAGTATCGCCTGATCGACTTCGCGATCTCCAACCTCATCAACTCGGGGTTGCGGCAGATCGTGGTGCTCACGCAGTACAAGTCCCACAGCCTGGACCGCCACATCTCGCAGACGTGGCGCATGTCGGCGCTGCTGGACTCCTACGTCGCCTCGGTGCCGGCGCAGCAGCGTCTGGGCAAGCGCTGGTTCTCCGGCTCCGCCGACGCGATCCTGCAGAGCCTGAACCTCATCAACGACGAGAAGCCCGACATCGTCGCGGTGGTCGGCGCCGACCACGTCTACCGCATGGACTTCCGGCAGATGCTCGAGGCGCACATCGCCTCGGGACTGCCGGCGACCGTCGCCGGCATCCGCCAGCCCATCTCGATGGCCAACCAGTTCGGCGTCATCGAGGTGACCGACGAGGATCCGACGAAGATCAACCGGTTCCTCGAGAAGCCGCAGGACCCCACCGGGCTCCCCGACGCGCCGCACGAGGTGCTCGCGTCGATGGGCAACTACATCTTCAACGCCGACGCACTCATCGCCGCCGTCGAGGCCGACGGTGAGTCATCGTCATCGAACCATGACATGGGGGGCGACATCATCCCCTACTTCGTCGACCGTGGCGAAGCCGGCGTCTACGACTTCAAGCGCAACGAGGTGCCCGGCTCCAACGATCGCGACCGCGACTACTGGCGCGACGTGGGGACGATCGATTCGTTCTTCGACGCCCACATGGATCTGATCTCGACCCTCCCGGTGTTCAATCTGTACAACACCGCGTGGCCGATCCATTCCCAGACGGTCAACTCACCGCCGGCGAAGTTCGTGCGCGACTCGGTGGGCCGCATGGGCAATGCGATCGACTCGATCGTGTCGCTCGGTTCGGTGCTTTCGGGAACGCACCTCGAACGCAGCGTCGTGGGGCCGTGGGCCCTCACCGGCGGCGGGTCGACGATCACCGACTCGGTGCTGTTCGATCACGTCGACATCGGGGCGGGCGCCCGGGTGCACCGCGCGATCCTCGACAAGAACGTCCGCCTGCTCGACGGCGCGACGGTGGGCGTCGACCGCGCACGTGATCTGTCCCGCGGGTTCACGGTGACCGACTCGGGCATCACGATCGTCGGCAAGAACGTCGTCGTCGAGCGCTGA
- the glgA gene encoding glycogen synthase, whose amino-acid sequence MRVDIVTKEYPPEIYGGAGVHVTELVAALRARMEVRVRAFGTDRDEEDTVSYGVPAELASANPAVQTLGTDLEIVGDVAGADVVHSHTWYANFAGHLASLLHGIPHIVTAHSLEPLRPWKAEQLGGGYAVSSYIEKTAYEGAAAIVAVSEGMRQDILRSYPELDPGKVRVIYNGIDTEAWHPVNDPDLLAELGVDATRPSVVFVGRITRQKGLPYLLRAAALLPPEVQLVLCAGAPDTPQIMAEVEELVRGLQQTRSGVVWIDRHLSRHELCTLLTAATTFVCPSVYEPLGIVNLEAMACGAAVVGTATGGIPEVVVDGVTGRLVPIEQVRDGTGTPVDPDRYVADLAAVLTEVVSDPERAGEYGRAGRERATAEFSWQAIADTTAALYAEVIARGR is encoded by the coding sequence ATGCGCGTCGACATCGTGACCAAGGAATACCCGCCCGAGATCTACGGCGGGGCGGGCGTCCACGTGACCGAGCTGGTCGCGGCGCTGCGGGCGCGGATGGAGGTGCGGGTGCGTGCCTTCGGCACGGACCGCGACGAGGAGGACACCGTGTCGTACGGGGTGCCGGCGGAGCTGGCATCCGCCAACCCCGCCGTGCAGACGCTGGGCACCGACCTTGAGATCGTCGGCGATGTCGCCGGCGCCGATGTCGTGCACAGCCACACCTGGTACGCCAACTTCGCCGGGCACCTGGCGTCGCTCCTGCACGGCATCCCGCACATCGTCACCGCGCACTCGCTCGAGCCGCTGCGACCGTGGAAGGCCGAGCAGCTGGGCGGCGGCTACGCGGTGTCGAGCTACATCGAGAAGACCGCCTACGAGGGCGCTGCGGCCATCGTCGCGGTGAGCGAGGGCATGCGGCAGGACATCCTGCGCAGCTACCCCGAGCTCGACCCCGGCAAGGTGCGCGTCATCTACAACGGCATCGACACCGAGGCGTGGCACCCGGTGAACGACCCCGATCTGCTCGCGGAGCTGGGGGTGGACGCCACTCGCCCGAGTGTCGTGTTCGTCGGACGCATCACGCGCCAGAAGGGCCTGCCGTACCTCCTGCGCGCCGCCGCACTGCTGCCGCCCGAGGTGCAGCTGGTGCTGTGCGCGGGCGCGCCGGACACCCCGCAGATCATGGCCGAGGTCGAGGAGCTCGTGCGTGGGCTGCAGCAGACCCGGTCGGGCGTGGTGTGGATCGACCGCCACCTGTCGCGCCACGAGCTGTGCACCCTGCTGACGGCGGCCACGACGTTCGTCTGCCCCTCGGTCTACGAGCCGCTGGGGATCGTGAACCTCGAGGCGATGGCGTGCGGGGCCGCCGTGGTCGGCACCGCCACCGGCGGCATCCCGGAGGTCGTCGTCGACGGCGTGACCGGTCGCCTCGTGCCCATCGAGCAGGTGCGGGACGGCACTGGCACGCCGGTCGACCCCGACCGCTACGTCGCCGACCTCGCGGCCGTGCTCACGGAGGTCGTCTCCGACCCGGAGCGCGCCGGGGAGTACGGGCGGGCGGGGCGCGAGCGCGCGACGGCCGAATTCAGCTGGCAGGCCATCGCCGACACGACGGCGGCGCTGTACGCCGAGGTCATCGCCCGTGGCCGATAG
- a CDS encoding ABC transporter ATP-binding protein, which yields MAEVLEFSDVSVRRNARDIVDHVDWTVTDDQRWVILGPNGAGKTTLLQLAATLLHPSSGTVTILEERLGRTDVFELRPRIGFASSAMARRVPPEETVLNVVLTAAFAVVGRWNEAYEDIDERRALRVLAEWKLDHLADRTFGTLSDGEQKRVQIARAVMTDPELLLLDEPTASLDLGAREELLGLLSGYAQAPTTPAMVMVTHHVEEIPVGFTHVLLLRDGAIVAGGPISEMLTAENLTATFGLPIVLHEEAGRYSARAEYASA from the coding sequence ATGGCTGAGGTTCTCGAGTTCTCCGACGTCTCCGTCCGCCGGAACGCCCGGGACATCGTCGATCATGTCGACTGGACCGTCACCGACGATCAGCGGTGGGTGATCCTCGGACCCAACGGCGCCGGCAAGACGACGCTGCTGCAGCTCGCTGCGACGCTGCTGCACCCCAGCTCCGGCACGGTGACGATCCTGGAGGAGCGCCTCGGGCGCACCGACGTGTTCGAGCTGCGTCCGCGCATCGGATTCGCCTCTTCGGCGATGGCGCGCCGCGTGCCGCCCGAGGAGACGGTGCTCAACGTGGTGCTCACCGCCGCGTTCGCCGTCGTGGGGCGCTGGAATGAGGCGTACGAGGACATCGACGAGCGCCGCGCCCTGCGCGTGCTGGCCGAGTGGAAGCTCGATCACCTGGCCGACCGCACCTTCGGCACGCTCTCCGACGGTGAGCAGAAGCGGGTGCAGATCGCCCGTGCGGTCATGACCGACCCCGAACTGCTGCTGCTGGACGAGCCCACCGCGAGTCTCGACCTGGGTGCCCGTGAGGAGCTGCTCGGCCTGCTGAGCGGGTATGCGCAGGCCCCCACGACCCCGGCGATGGTCATGGTGACCCATCACGTCGAGGAGATCCCCGTCGGGTTCACCCACGTGCTGCTGCTGCGCGACGGAGCGATCGTCGCCGGCGGCCCGATCTCCGAGATGCTCACCGCCGAGAACCTCACCGCCACGTTCGGGTTGCCGATCGTGCTGCACGAAGAGGCCGGTCGCTACTCCGCTCGCGCCGAGTACGCCTCCGCCTGA
- a CDS encoding type B 50S ribosomal protein L31, which produces MKTDIHPDYRPVVFRDLGSGELFLTRSTVTSDKTVEFEGTEYPVIDVEISSSSHPFYTGKQRIMDSAGRVEKFNQRFKNFGSK; this is translated from the coding sequence ATGAAGACTGACATCCACCCCGACTACCGGCCCGTCGTGTTCCGCGACCTGGGCTCGGGCGAACTGTTCCTCACGCGCTCGACCGTCACCAGCGACAAGACCGTCGAGTTCGAGGGCACCGAGTACCCCGTCATCGACGTCGAGATCTCTTCGTCTTCGCACCCGTTCTACACGGGCAAGCAGCGCATCATGGACTCGGCCGGCCGCGTCGAGAAGTTCAACCAGCGCTTCAAGAACTTCGGCAGCAAGTAA
- a CDS encoding exonuclease domain-containing protein, which translates to MTTWQPEPLLGFPEPPRVPAWTRLVGVFDLETTGVDVETDRIVTAHVGVIDGSGAVVHARDWLADPGVEIPEGATAVHGITTAHARSEGRAAAEVVADVVDALRGLFASGIPVVAYNACYDFSLLKHEAVRHGIAPLKNPAPIIDPLVVDKAHDRFRRGKRTLEAVAAHYAVPLEGAHDACADAVAAGRVAQAMAERFGPQLPPSAQELHTQQVAWARAQAESLTEYFVKIGRLDPDDRLDGSWPVR; encoded by the coding sequence ATGACGACGTGGCAGCCCGAGCCGCTCCTCGGCTTTCCCGAGCCCCCGCGCGTACCCGCATGGACGCGCCTGGTGGGCGTGTTCGACCTCGAGACCACCGGGGTCGACGTCGAGACCGATCGCATCGTCACCGCGCACGTCGGAGTGATCGACGGCTCCGGCGCCGTCGTGCACGCGCGTGACTGGCTGGCGGACCCCGGCGTGGAGATCCCCGAGGGCGCGACCGCCGTCCACGGCATCACGACCGCGCACGCTCGCAGCGAGGGCAGGGCCGCGGCCGAGGTCGTCGCCGACGTCGTCGACGCGCTGCGCGGGCTGTTCGCCTCCGGCATCCCCGTCGTCGCCTACAACGCCTGCTACGACTTCTCGCTGCTCAAGCACGAGGCGGTGCGTCACGGCATCGCGCCGCTGAAGAACCCGGCCCCGATCATCGACCCGCTCGTGGTCGACAAGGCGCACGACCGGTTCCGTCGGGGAAAGCGCACCCTCGAGGCCGTCGCCGCCCACTACGCGGTGCCCCTGGAGGGCGCCCACGACGCGTGTGCCGACGCGGTCGCCGCCGGGCGGGTGGCGCAGGCCATGGCCGAGCGCTTCGGGCCGCAGCTGCCTCCCAGCGCGCAGGAGCTGCACACGCAGCAGGTGGCGTGGGCCCGGGCGCAGGCGGAGAGTCTCACGGAGTACTTCGTGAAGATCGGCCGCCTCGACCCCGACGACCGGCTCGACGGCAGCTGGCCCGTGCGCTGA
- a CDS encoding alpha/beta fold hydrolase, with the protein MTAVHPYAPSLARIPVRRREVAVQGGATVYWEYGPDDASQTVVAVHGFRGDHHGLEPVVAHLDGIRVLMPDLPGFGETAPLPGRRHDLAAYAQWLTDFVAATAPGAAILGHSFGSIVVAAAVAGGLPTPRVILVNPIGAPALEGPRGILTRLAVFYYWAGARLPRPIGEALLRSRLIVRVMSVSMTKTHDPQLRRFVHAQHDAYFSRFADRDVLHDAFLASVSNDIRAHAPAIAQQTLLVAAVQDDITPIEAERHLATLFPDARLVEIDGVGHLIHYETPQPAAEAIRAFLPPSADGTR; encoded by the coding sequence ATGACCGCTGTGCACCCGTACGCCCCGTCTCTCGCGCGCATCCCGGTGCGCCGTCGCGAGGTCGCGGTGCAGGGCGGCGCGACCGTCTACTGGGAGTACGGGCCCGACGACGCGAGCCAGACCGTCGTCGCCGTGCACGGCTTCCGCGGCGACCACCACGGTCTCGAGCCGGTGGTCGCGCATCTCGACGGCATCCGCGTGCTGATGCCCGATCTTCCGGGGTTCGGAGAGACCGCGCCGCTGCCGGGACGCCGTCACGACCTCGCGGCCTACGCGCAGTGGCTCACCGACTTCGTCGCCGCCACGGCGCCCGGCGCGGCGATCCTCGGCCACTCGTTCGGCTCGATCGTCGTCGCCGCAGCGGTCGCCGGCGGATTGCCGACCCCGCGCGTGATCCTCGTGAATCCCATCGGCGCGCCCGCGCTGGAAGGCCCACGCGGCATCCTCACCCGGCTGGCCGTCTTCTACTACTGGGCCGGCGCCCGCCTGCCGCGCCCCATCGGCGAAGCGCTGTTGCGCAGCCGCCTCATCGTGCGGGTCATGAGTGTGTCGATGACGAAGACGCACGACCCGCAGCTGCGCCGCTTCGTGCACGCCCAGCATGACGCGTACTTCTCCCGGTTCGCCGATCGCGACGTGCTGCACGACGCGTTCCTGGCGTCGGTGTCCAACGACATCCGCGCGCATGCGCCCGCGATCGCACAGCAGACCCTGCTGGTGGCCGCCGTGCAGGACGACATCACCCCGATCGAGGCGGAGCGGCACCTGGCGACGCTCTTCCCGGACGCCCGCCTGGTGGAGATCGACGGGGTCGGGCATCTCATCCACTACGAGACGCCGCAGCCGGCGGCCGAGGCGATCAGGGCGTTTCTGCCGCCTTCCGCCGACGGTACGCGATGA
- a CDS encoding CGNR zinc finger domain-containing protein, with protein sequence MVFARDTRQSLAAAVDLVNTLPATDVDGLDGLRTPADLEAFIAERPYTGSFARDDAELEAVRALRPRLRELWLADRETAVPLVNAMLRDGAALPQLVIHEGLDWHIHATGDDAPLATRILVETAMAFVDVIRADAYERIRVCAADDCLSVYVDYSKNGSKRYCDTGNCGNRMNVIAYRRRKAAETP encoded by the coding sequence GTGGTGTTCGCCCGTGACACACGCCAGTCCCTCGCCGCGGCCGTCGACCTCGTGAACACCCTGCCCGCGACCGACGTGGACGGCCTCGATGGATTGCGCACACCCGCCGATCTGGAGGCCTTCATCGCCGAACGCCCCTACACCGGCTCGTTCGCGCGCGACGATGCGGAACTGGAGGCGGTGCGTGCGCTGCGCCCCCGGCTGCGGGAGCTCTGGCTCGCCGACCGCGAGACGGCGGTGCCCCTGGTCAACGCGATGCTGCGCGATGGCGCCGCCCTCCCGCAGCTCGTCATCCACGAAGGACTCGACTGGCACATCCACGCCACCGGCGACGACGCGCCGCTGGCGACACGCATCCTCGTGGAGACGGCCATGGCCTTCGTCGACGTCATCCGCGCCGACGCGTACGAGCGCATCCGGGTGTGCGCGGCGGACGACTGCCTGTCCGTCTATGTGGACTATTCCAAGAACGGCTCGAAGCGCTACTGCGACACGGGCAACTGCGGCAACCGCATGAACGTCATCGCGTACCGTCGGCGGAAGGCGGCAGAAACGCCCTGA